Proteins co-encoded in one Ziziphus jujuba cultivar Dongzao chromosome 9, ASM3175591v1 genomic window:
- the LOC107426329 gene encoding uncharacterized protein LOC107426329: protein MAETKRKSMGNRKWKNKKTSNDKRKKPRVGLPSAMRKELNRLNPNPSADNSDFDEDIDSAEDVYEYEEGVPQEESKRNRRFDTVENLEYQLPDEFEDENVSSDDDDDDGNEGDAKSDDDEEFDYERHERMLQEITGMPAKNKKKNVVISEPYPESEYNPSRDVLDGDGQINIDDLLDPLHGKFGYSKLKKRMRQIERKSMPIHAPLPKAEQRRLDRKAAYEQSKKDLVKWEPLVKRNREAPTIFFDNDTDLGFSTVGAIASEFEPRTEFEKKIASLVYDDDIMDAHRKDGSKILELNKVSVEDEKDRQNHIAKMRSLLFRHEMKAKHIKKIKSKTYHRLLKKDRLKVASAENLDPEAAEELARKHEYKRAKERMTLRHKSSSKWAKRIKERGFDIQDEGTRAALAEQQHLHSLLTRKINSMKDSSSSSEDSSDEDDINEISAGADQGRTSRLLEDAKEKTLKVLNDDDEVPKSGLLSLPFMVRGMQKRNEAAVEEAKLALQDLESLSKQLEGSSEAEDPKVGPSSGRMVFSAGGKQVPKSSNRTESNGKIKSDKFYDNSDSEDDLDAEENNDPVNSESDYLQKDVNIDPILLNEDSNDHQSSLFKSFDEVVQDPGPKTTHEVAIFASGAWKKMKSGNNGDATNKKSHVAQEPVLHDQDLQDTVEALEEDNDSDSDGGHMVDGILSSGPKPSYELPSQDELIREAFAADDVEDDFEKEKLEILNEENPVPEKPVLLPGWGQWTDVQKKKGLPSWMLKEHENSRRKREEALKKRKDAELRKVIISEKLDKKAEKLYTKTLPFPFTSKEVFEQSIRMPIGPEFNPATTVGALNRPEVMKKPGVIIKPIEYEDVDPYKKGADQKQSVQKQKKKKGKRKQAN from the exons ATGGCGGAAACGAAGCGAAAGTCCATGGGCAACCGTAAGTGGAAGAATAAGAAGACGAGCAACGATAAGAGGAAAAAGCCACGCGTAGGCTTACCTTCTGCTATGCGCAAGGAGCTAAACCGcttaaaccctaaccctagCGCTGATAACAGCGATTTCGACGAAGATATTGATTCTGCCGAGGACGTCTACGAGTACGAAGAAGGAGTTCCGCAGGAGGAGTCCAAAAGAAACCGCCGATTTGACACCGTTGAGAACCTTGAGTACCAGCTGCCTGATGAATTCGAG GATGAAAATGTGTCCtcggatgatgatgatgatgatggtaatGAAGGCGATGCTAAAAGTGATGACGATGAAGAGTTTGATTATGAAAGGCACGAGAGGATGTTACAGGAAATCACAGGAATGCCAG cgaagaacaagaagaagaatgtTGTTATATCGGAGCCATATCCTGAGTCCGAGTATAATCCTAGCCGTGATGTTTTGGATGGTGATGGCCAAATTAATATCGATGACCTTCTGGACCCACTTCATGGGAAATTTGGTTACAgcaaacttaaaaaaagaatGCGTCAAATCGAGAGAAAATCAATGCCTATCCATGCTCCTCTTCCAAAAGCCGAACAACGGAGGTTGGACAGGAAGGCAGCATATGAACAATCAAAGAAAGACTTAGTTAAGTGGGAGCCGCTGGTCAAGAGGAATAGGGAAGCACCAACcatattttttgataatgatACAGACTTGGGCTTCTCTACCGTGGGAGCAATAGCATCTGAGTTTGAACCTAGAACTgagtttgaaaagaaaattgctTCTTTGGTTTACGATGATGACATTATGGATGCTCATAGAAAAGATGGTTCCAAGATTCTTGAATTAAACAAG GTATCTGTTGAAGATGAAAAGGACAGACAGAATCATATAGCCAAAATGCGCAGCCTCCTCTTCCGGCATGAGATGAAGGCAAAACACATAAAAAAGATCAAATCCAAAACTTATCATCGTTTATTGAAGAAAGATAGGTTGAAGGTTGCATCTGCTGAGAATCTGGATCCAGAAGCTGCTGAAGAACTTGCAAGAAAGCATGAGTACAAACGGGCAAAG GAACGCATGACATTGAGACACAAAAGCAGCTCCAAGTGGGCAAAACGCATTAAAGAGCGTGGTTTTGATATTCAAGATGAAGGTACTCGTGCTGCTTTAGCCGAACAGCAGCACCTGCATTCTCTTTTGACAAGAAAGATAAATTCGATGAAagacagcagcagcagcagcgaGGACAGCAGTGATGAGGATGACATAAATGAAATTTCAGCTGGTGCAGATCAGGGTAGGACATCCAGATTATTAGAAGACGCAAAAGAGAAGACACTTAAAGTTTTAAATGACGATGATGAAGTGCCTAAGTCAGGATTGCTTTCTTTGCCCTTCATG GTGCGTGGAATGCAAAAAAGGAATGAGGCAGCTGTTGAGGAAGCTAAACTTGCTCTTCAAGATCTTGAATCTTTGTCAAAGCAGTTAGAGGGTTCAAGTGAGGCTGAAGATCCAAAAGTTGGCCCTTCCAGTGGGAGAATGGTCTTCAGTGCGGGTGGAAAGCAGGTTCCGAAATCAAGTAATAGAACTGAATCAAATGGCAAGATCAAATCAGATAAATTTTATGACAATAGTGATAGTGAAGATGATTTAGATGCTGAAGAAAATAATGATCCTGTGAACAGTGAAAGTGATTATCTGCAGAAGGATGTCAATATTGACCCTATTTTACTTAATGAAGATTCTAACGATCATCAGAGCTCTCTCTTCAAG AGCTTTGATGAAGTTGTTCAAGACCCTGGTCCAAAGACAACACATGAAGTTGCTATTTTTGCATCAGGCGCATGGAAAAAG ATGAAAAGCGGAAACAATGGGGATGCCACTAACAAAAAGTCTCATGTTGCTCAGGAACCTGTTCTGCATGATCAAGACTTGCAG GATACTGTGGAGGCATTGGAAGAAGATAATGATTCAGATAGTGATGGTGGCCATATGGTGGATGGGATTCTTTCTTCAGGTCCCAAGCCATCTTACGAACTTCCTTCTCAAGATGAGCTGATTCGTGAAGCCTTTGCAGCAGATGATGTGGAGGATGATTTCGAGAAGGAGAAACTGGAGATTCTGAATGAGGAAAATCCGGTACCTGAAAAACCTGTTTTGCTCCCTGGTTGGGGCCAGTGGACTGATGTACAGAAAAAAAAGggcttaccttcttggatgctGAAAGAACATGAAAATTCCAGGAGGAAGAGGGAGGAAGCACTGAAGAAGAGGAAGGATGCGGAGCTGAGAAAGGTTATTATCTCTGAGAAATTGGACAAAAAG GCTGAGAAACTCTATACAAAAACACTACCTTTCCCTTTTACGTCAAAGGAAGTTTTTGAACAGAGCATCCGCATGCCCATTGGTCCTGAATTTAACCCGGCAACTACAGTTGGAGCTCTTAATCGCCCTGAA GTGATGAAGAAACCTGGTGTAATAATAAAACCCATCGAGTACGAGGATGTGGATCCTTATAAAAAAGGAGCCGATCAGAAGCAAAGTGTACAGaaacagaagaaaaagaagggtaAAAGAAAACAAGCAAATTAA
- the LOC107426330 gene encoding gamma-tubulin complex component 4, translating into MLHELLLALLGYTGDLIIDEREHQKSLGIGLAPGAPISDEPTFKLAPDISFLQPSEKDLIERIVTLGFYYRELERFATKSRNLSWIRSGKVCPLETTSELTKARTEKHSVYRRAIANGIVEILSVYRSAVLHIEQKLLSETVPILATVTQGLNKFFVLLPPLYELVLEIERDDIRGGQLLNLLHRRCHCGVPELQTCIQRLLWHGHQVMYNQLASWMVYGILQDQYGEFFIGRQEDRDLEHGSSQPDISEKLARLSTDDTSLTDWHLGFHIFLDMLPEYIHMRVAESILFAGKAIRVLRNPSHTYRFQDAVYHQQIPKGTQKFQYTGHFSFQNELSADKEFIGEELLPQSEADKIEAMLSDLKESSEFHKRSFEYAVDSIRAIAASHLWQLVVVRADLNGHLKALKDYFLMAKGDFFQCFLEESRQLMRLPPRQSTAEADLMVPFQLAAIKTISEEDKYFSRVSLRMPSFGLSVKSSQGELSKDGNSGATSEVALDGWDGIALEYTVDWPLQLFFTQEVLSKYCRIFQYLLRLKRTQMELEKSWASVMHQDHTDFAKRRNDRINCSVSQQRRQRFRPMWRIREHMAFLIRNLQFYIQVDVIESQWNVLQAHIQDSHDFTELVGFHQEYLSALISQSFLDIGSLSRILDSIMKLCLQFCWNIENQESSTNTSELEHITEEFNKKSNSLYTILRSSRLVGSQRAPFLRRFLMRLNFNSFFEATARGVLNVVRPRPALTVLNQQ; encoded by the exons atgctgCACGAGCTGTTGCTAGCACTGTTAGGATACACCGGCGATCTCATCATCGACGAGAGAGAGCATCAGAAATCTCTCGGCATCGGATTAGCTCCCGGCGCTCCCATTTCCGACGAGCCTACTTTCAAGCTCGCTCCTGATATCTCTTTCCTCCAACCAAGCGAAAA GGATCTAATCGAGAGGATCGTCACCTTAGGGTTTTATTATAGGGAGCTCGAACGCTTTGCCACCAAGTCTCGGAATTTAAGCTGGATAAGGTCGGGGAAGGTTTGTCCTTTAGAAACCACTTCGGAATTAACTAAAGCAAGGACTGAAAAGCACAGTGTGTATCGTCGAGCCATCGCTAATGGCATCGTCGAGATACTATCGGTCTATAGGTCTGCTGTTCTCCACATTGAGCAGAAATTGTTGTCCGAAACGGTCCCCATTTTGGCCACAGTTACTCAGGGCCTCAATAAG ttttttgttcttttaccgCCTCTCTATGAGTTAGTTCTGGAGATTGAGCGCGACGATATTCGTGGAGGTCAACTTCTTAACCTTTTGCACAGACGATGCCACTGTGGGGTGCCCGAATTGCAGACATGCATCCAGAG GCTTCTTTGGCATGGACACCAGGTCATGTATAACCAGCTTGCTTCATGGATGGTTTATGGGATTCTTCAAGACCAGTATGGAGAGTTTTTCATTGGGAG GCAGGAAGACAGGGATTTAGAGCATGGTTCATCTCAGCCAGACATATCAGAGAAGTTGGCACGCTTGTCAACTGATGATACATCTTTAACAGATTGGCACTTgggatttcatatttttttg GATATGCTACCCGAGTATATTCATATGCGTGTTGCAGAATCGATTTTATTCGCGGGTAAAGCCATTAGGGTCCTTCGCAACCCAAGCCACACTTATCGTTTTCAGGATGCTGTATATCATCAGCAGATCCCAAAGGGAACTCAGAAATTTCAATATACTGGACATTTTTCTTTCCAGAATGAGCTTTCTGCTGATAAAGAATTTATCGGAGAAGAATTGCTTCCACAGTCTGAGGCTGATAAGATTGAAGCTATGCTATCAGATTTAAAG GAATCATCTGAATTTCACAAAAGATCATTTGAATATGCTGTTGATTCCATTCGGGCTATTGCAGCTAGTCATCTTTGGCAG CTTGTGGTTGTACGTGCTGACTTGAATGGCCACCTGAAGGCTCTAAAAGACTATTTTCTTATGGCCAAAGGAGATTTCTTTCAG TGTTTTCTTGAGGAGAGTCGCCAATTGATGCGTTTACCACCCCGTCAGTCAACTGCTGAAGCTGATCTTATGGTCCCTTTTCAGTTG GCTGCAATAAAGACTATTAGTGAGGAAGACAAATATTTCTCTAGAGTATCTTTGCG GATGCCTTCATTTGGATTGTCTGTTAAATCCTCTCAAGGGGAGTTATCGAAAGATGGAAACTCTGGTGCTACTTCAGAAGTAGCCCTTGATGGCTGGGATGGAATTGCTCTGGAGTACACTGTTGATTGGCCTCTACAATTGTTCTTTACCCAAGAAGTGCTCTCTAA GTACTGCAGGATCTTTCAATATTTGCTTCGCCTTAAGAGAACGCAAATGGAGTTAGAGAAATCATGGGCCTCTGTAATGCACCAAGATCACACAGATTTTGCCAAACGTCGCAATGACCGCATAAATTGTTCAGTATCACAACAGCGACGACAGCGATTCAGACCGATGTGGCGTATTCGAGAGCATATGGCATTCTTGATCAGAAATCTTCAATTTTATATACAG GTGGATGTGATAGAATCCCAATGGAACGTTTTGCAAGCTCACATTCAAGATTCTCATGATTTTACTGAACTTGTGGGTTTCCATCAAGA ATATCTGTCAGCCTTAATTTCACAATCTTTCTTGGACATCGGCTCTTTATCAAGAATACTGGACAGCATAATGAAACTTTGCCTTCAGTTTTGCTGGAACATTGAGAACCAAGAAAGCAGCACAAATACTTCTGAACTAGAACATATAACGGAG GAGTTTAACAAGAAATCAAACTCCTTGTACACTATACTGCGCAGCAGCAGACTTGTTGGGAGCCAGCGAGCCCCATTTCTGAGACGTTTTCTTATGCGTTTGAACTTCAATTCATTCTTTGAG GCAACTGCAAGAGGAGTGCTGAATGTTGTAAGACCTCGTCCGGCACTTACAGTTTTGAATCAACAATAG
- the LOC107426331 gene encoding O-methyltransferase 1, chloroplastic isoform X1, with protein sequence MECFLSFSHAPPTTSILRRSVTHASKTNRNGWLRAKLHEDDDPLFRAAINAASLRFQETHRPEPLFVDPYAGCFVSPHIQMDMRKSLHPYCIATKFVDDKLLRTVNHIDGLKQVVLLSDGMDTRPYRLSWPTSTIIFDVSPERVFKRAAEKLEGVGAKLPRSCLFLHVPLESSNLQQSLRAKGFNGNQPSIWAIQGLPLMTLRSFEEILLVVSCLAMNGSFFVGELPSWLQNTDIGIKSTTGEWMEKLFKSNGFWVDMVIHKGVAKSLGKDLASIKYENILFVAEHLRFSDDQISKLYLQMETWRAELQRVEEQGDEEGFEEL encoded by the exons ATGGAATGTTTTCTGAGCTTTTCTCATGCCCCTCCCACTACTTCTATCTTGCGCCGATCGGTGACCCACGCTTCTAAGACAAACAGAAATGGCTGGCTGAGAGCTAAACTCCACGAGGATGATGACCCATTATTCCGAGCCGCCATTAATGCCGCTTCTCTTCGTTTTCAGGAGACCCATCGACCAG AGCCTCTTTTTGTTGATCCGTACGCTGGTTGCTTTGTTAGTCCTCATATTCAGATGGATATGAGGAAGTCTCTGCACCCCTATTGCATAGCAACTAAGTTCGTTGATGATAAGTTGCTCCGTACAGTGAACCATATTGATGGACTTAAGCAG GTTGTTTTGCTATCAGATGGCATGGATACTCGGCCATATAGGCTTAGTTGGCCAACTTCAACCATCATATTTGATGTTTCTCCAGAAAGGGTATTTAAAAGAGCAGCTGAAAAGCTTGAAG GTGTTGGCGCTAAACTTCCAAGAAGTTGCTTGTTCCTCCATGTTCCATTGGAGTCTTCCAATTTGCAGCAAAGTCTGCGTGCAAAAGGCTTTAATGGTAATCAGCCTAGTATATGGGCCATCCAG GGTCTACCTCTGATGACTTTGAGAAGTTTTGAAGAGATATTGCTCGTTGTAAGTTGTTTGGCTATGAATGGAAGTTTTTTCGTGGGAGAACTGCCTTCTTGGTTGCAGAATACTGACATAGGGATCAAG TCTACAACAGGGGAATGGATGGAAAAGCTATTCAAGAGCAATGGGTTCTGGGTGGACATGGTTATCCACAAGGGTGTTGCAAAGAGTTTGGGGAAGGATCTAGCATCCATTAAATATGAGAATATACTATTTGTTGCGGAGCATTTGCGGTTTTCTGATGATCAG ATTTCCAAGTTATATTTACAGATGGAAACTTGGAGAGCAGAATTACAGAGAGTTGAGGAACAAGGGGATGAAGAAGGTTTTGAGGAGCTATAA
- the LOC107426331 gene encoding O-methyltransferase 1, chloroplastic isoform X2, whose product MECFLSFSHAPPTTSILRRSVTHASKTNRNGWLRAKLHEDDDPLFRAAINAASLRFQETHRPEPLFVDPYAGCFVSPHIQMDMRKSLHPYCIATKFVDDKLLRTVNHIDGLKQVVLLSDGMDTRPYRLSWPTSTIIFDVSPERVFKRAAEKLEGVGAKLPRSCLFLHVPLESSNLQQSLRAKGFNGNQPSIWAIQGLPLMTLRSFEEILLVVSCLAMNGSFFVGELPSWLQNTDIGIKSTTGEWMEKLFKSNGFWVDMVIHKGVAKSLGKDLASIKYENILFVAEHLRFSDDQMETWRAELQRVEEQGDEEGFEEL is encoded by the exons ATGGAATGTTTTCTGAGCTTTTCTCATGCCCCTCCCACTACTTCTATCTTGCGCCGATCGGTGACCCACGCTTCTAAGACAAACAGAAATGGCTGGCTGAGAGCTAAACTCCACGAGGATGATGACCCATTATTCCGAGCCGCCATTAATGCCGCTTCTCTTCGTTTTCAGGAGACCCATCGACCAG AGCCTCTTTTTGTTGATCCGTACGCTGGTTGCTTTGTTAGTCCTCATATTCAGATGGATATGAGGAAGTCTCTGCACCCCTATTGCATAGCAACTAAGTTCGTTGATGATAAGTTGCTCCGTACAGTGAACCATATTGATGGACTTAAGCAG GTTGTTTTGCTATCAGATGGCATGGATACTCGGCCATATAGGCTTAGTTGGCCAACTTCAACCATCATATTTGATGTTTCTCCAGAAAGGGTATTTAAAAGAGCAGCTGAAAAGCTTGAAG GTGTTGGCGCTAAACTTCCAAGAAGTTGCTTGTTCCTCCATGTTCCATTGGAGTCTTCCAATTTGCAGCAAAGTCTGCGTGCAAAAGGCTTTAATGGTAATCAGCCTAGTATATGGGCCATCCAG GGTCTACCTCTGATGACTTTGAGAAGTTTTGAAGAGATATTGCTCGTTGTAAGTTGTTTGGCTATGAATGGAAGTTTTTTCGTGGGAGAACTGCCTTCTTGGTTGCAGAATACTGACATAGGGATCAAG TCTACAACAGGGGAATGGATGGAAAAGCTATTCAAGAGCAATGGGTTCTGGGTGGACATGGTTATCCACAAGGGTGTTGCAAAGAGTTTGGGGAAGGATCTAGCATCCATTAAATATGAGAATATACTATTTGTTGCGGAGCATTTGCGGTTTTCTGATGATCAG ATGGAAACTTGGAGAGCAGAATTACAGAGAGTTGAGGAACAAGGGGATGAAGAAGGTTTTGAGGAGCTATAA